A genomic region of Leptospira barantonii contains the following coding sequences:
- the rlmD gene encoding 23S rRNA (uracil(1939)-C(5))-methyltransferase RlmD gives MSDANSPPHRPNGIAEVEKIGTNLRGTLTFEKNRIEVPYSLPGDSYNVTLFKKKRRKPSAKLELISQVPRAVTPPCPAFTRCGGCSAQHIPYEEQFIYKTANLLESYKKDFGIDPILIPAQNQLHYRNRMDFAVFPGPTIGQREAGSFRYIVDLETCFIQSDESNEELKRFRTLIANFPNIPYDRRSDSGSLKYITLRKAKNTSDLMTILTFAEEFKDSNEEKEFAEACLQSLKADHLLFCFNRRRGEISAMGEVKILRGKESYQELVSGKEFRVPFDSFFQPNPEGFQPILNFIENEIPKTSDHLIDLFCGSGFFSRIFGHKFKKITGIDSIESSLEIARKQMEFDFPNIQFSYLREDLFSKKASAGLENLFQTKEKNVLIADPPRAGLGEFVIDALKNSKISFFLYVSCNPSSQKEDLMKLKDTFQIQKILITDPYPQTPHLESVAFLSAKDTSSPEN, from the coding sequence ATGTCAGACGCAAATTCCCCCCCTCATAGACCGAACGGCATCGCCGAAGTCGAAAAAATCGGAACAAACCTGCGAGGAACTCTAACCTTTGAAAAGAATCGTATCGAAGTCCCCTATTCTCTTCCCGGCGATTCGTATAACGTCACGCTGTTTAAAAAGAAACGAAGAAAACCGTCCGCAAAATTAGAATTAATTTCACAGGTTCCGAGAGCCGTCACGCCGCCCTGTCCCGCATTCACGCGATGCGGAGGTTGTTCCGCACAACATATCCCGTACGAAGAACAATTCATTTATAAAACGGCAAACCTTTTAGAAAGTTATAAAAAAGATTTCGGAATCGATCCGATTCTTATCCCCGCTCAAAATCAACTCCATTATAGAAATCGAATGGACTTCGCCGTTTTTCCGGGTCCGACGATCGGGCAAAGAGAGGCGGGTTCATTTCGATATATAGTGGATTTGGAAACTTGTTTTATACAAAGCGACGAATCCAATGAAGAACTAAAAAGATTTCGAACGTTGATCGCAAACTTTCCGAACATTCCGTATGATCGCAGATCGGATTCAGGATCTCTAAAATATATCACGTTGAGAAAAGCGAAGAATACTTCCGATCTAATGACGATTCTAACTTTCGCGGAAGAATTTAAGGACTCAAACGAAGAAAAAGAATTCGCGGAAGCCTGCCTTCAATCTCTAAAGGCGGACCATCTTCTTTTTTGTTTCAACCGAAGACGGGGGGAAATCTCCGCGATGGGAGAAGTAAAAATTCTCAGGGGAAAAGAATCATATCAAGAACTTGTTTCCGGAAAGGAATTCAGAGTTCCATTCGATTCTTTTTTTCAACCAAATCCGGAAGGTTTTCAACCGATTTTGAATTTTATAGAAAATGAGATTCCAAAAACTTCGGATCATCTGATCGATCTATTTTGCGGTTCCGGTTTTTTCAGCAGAATCTTCGGGCACAAATTCAAAAAAATCACGGGCATCGATTCGATCGAAAGTTCTTTGGAGATCGCCCGTAAACAAATGGAATTTGATTTTCCGAATATTCAATTTTCTTATTTGAGAGAAGATCTATTCTCCAAAAAAGCTTCGGCCGGTCTAGAGAATCTTTTTCAAACAAAGGAGAAGAACGTCTTAATAGCGGATCCTCCTCGGGCAGGACTTGGAGAATTCGTGATTGATGCTCTGAAAAATTCTAAAATTTCCTTTTTTCTGTATGTTTCCTGCAATCCAAGTTCTCAAAAAGAAGATTTGATGAAATTGAAGGATACGTTTCAAATTCAAAAAATTCTAATCACTGATCCGTATCCGCAAACTCCTCACCTGGAATCGGTTGCATTTCTGAGCGCGAAAGATACTTCATCGCCCGAGAATTGA
- a CDS encoding ABC transporter ATP-binding protein has translation MISVEHLQKSFQISKRNPGLLGAIGSLFYSKKETIRAVDDISFTIQPGEFVGYIGPNGAGKSTTIKLLTGVLTPDQGKISIFGLDPWKDRRENSERIGVVFGQKTQLWWDLPMGESFDLLKSVYKIETKDYKKRMEMFQDLLGLNEFFRQQVRKLSLGQRMKAEIAASLLHFPKVLFLDEPTIGLDVLVKEKVREFIRTINREEKVTILLTTHDVQDIESLAKRIVLIDHGKIRFDGDLNSFRNLGGTDNIVEIHYKGTEKPSLPSEFHWTQNGKPNCISVIVREGQSLNGLLSALGSSGTEILEIAHKKPDLSAVIKQIYGERS, from the coding sequence TTGATCTCAGTCGAACATCTACAAAAATCGTTTCAAATCAGCAAAAGAAATCCCGGCCTACTCGGGGCGATTGGATCCTTATTCTATTCCAAAAAAGAAACCATCCGAGCGGTGGACGACATCTCCTTTACGATTCAACCCGGAGAATTCGTGGGATATATCGGGCCGAACGGCGCCGGCAAATCCACTACCATTAAATTATTGACCGGTGTTTTAACGCCGGACCAAGGAAAAATTTCCATATTCGGATTGGATCCGTGGAAGGATCGAAGAGAAAATTCGGAACGGATCGGAGTGGTCTTTGGACAAAAAACACAGCTTTGGTGGGATCTTCCCATGGGAGAATCCTTCGACTTATTGAAATCCGTTTATAAAATCGAAACGAAAGATTACAAAAAAAGAATGGAGATGTTTCAGGATCTGTTGGGGCTGAACGAATTTTTTAGACAACAGGTTCGTAAGTTAAGTTTAGGACAAAGAATGAAGGCCGAAATTGCGGCCAGTCTATTACACTTTCCTAAAGTGTTGTTTCTCGACGAACCGACGATCGGACTCGACGTATTGGTAAAGGAAAAAGTAAGAGAATTTATACGGACGATCAACCGAGAGGAAAAGGTGACAATTCTTCTCACGACTCACGACGTTCAGGACATAGAATCTCTCGCAAAAAGAATCGTATTGATCGATCACGGAAAAATTCGTTTCGACGGTGATTTGAATTCTTTTCGAAACTTGGGAGGAACGGATAATATAGTCGAAATTCATTATAAAGGAACCGAAAAACCTTCGCTTCCTTCCGAGTTTCATTGGACACAAAACGGAAAACCGAATTGTATCAGTGTGATCGTAAGGGAAGGGCAGTCTTTAAACGGACTTTTATCCGCATTGGGTTCTTCCGGCACTGAAATATTAGAAATCGCTCATAAAAAGCCGGATCTATCGGCCGTAATCAAACAGATCTACGGAGAACGTTCTTGA
- a CDS encoding ABC transporter permease, giving the protein MNLYLKVVSKAFQRSSTYKLEYFTGILNAVLYLAILTSVWQSVTAGDFENGRDKNSLILYSVIATLIKVSFGRQDGLVSSKIKNGTIVFDLLKPIRFPMIVFADTIGVSLYHLFSRSLPLLILAYFVLDLRFVPDLHSFAAFLVVYTLAFLIFFLIGFTISSLSFYFTEIFSFFLLYFALITLFSGAVVPLDLFPETLRNISSWLPFPYLYYYPTQVILGSEIGMSFGELILRYFLMIGVLTSLASAVYLSGLKRLELAGG; this is encoded by the coding sequence TTGAATCTTTATCTAAAGGTAGTCTCCAAAGCGTTTCAACGATCCTCGACATACAAACTCGAATACTTTACCGGAATCTTAAACGCGGTTTTGTATCTTGCGATCCTTACGTCGGTTTGGCAATCGGTGACGGCGGGCGATTTTGAAAACGGAAGGGATAAGAATTCTTTAATTCTTTATTCGGTAATTGCAACGTTGATCAAGGTTTCCTTCGGAAGACAGGACGGACTTGTTTCTTCTAAGATTAAAAATGGAACGATCGTCTTTGATCTATTGAAGCCGATTCGATTTCCTATGATCGTATTTGCGGATACGATCGGAGTCAGTTTGTATCATCTTTTTTCAAGATCTCTTCCCTTGTTGATTCTCGCTTATTTTGTTTTGGATCTGAGATTCGTACCCGATCTGCATTCTTTTGCGGCCTTTCTTGTCGTTTATACTTTAGCGTTTTTGATTTTCTTTCTGATCGGATTTACGATCTCATCCTTGTCTTTTTATTTTACCGAAATTTTTTCATTCTTCCTTTTGTATTTTGCGCTTATCACTTTATTCTCCGGCGCGGTGGTTCCTTTGGATTTGTTTCCGGAAACACTTAGAAACATTTCTTCTTGGTTGCCGTTTCCGTATTTATACTACTATCCGACTCAAGTGATCCTGGGGAGCGAAATCGGAATGAGTTTCGGAGAATTGATCCTTCGATATTTTTTGATGATCGGAGTGTTGACGAGTTTGGCATCCGCCGTATATCTTTCCGGTTTGAAACGATTGGAATTGGCGGGAGGGTAG
- a CDS encoding ABC transporter permease: MRDFPFKTYLKLAVSSVQSHMEYKASFWIYLVTLLVFYSAQAGTIFILLSKFSAIGGWTRGEIAFLYSLLIFAQGIVASVFSGMVEFGSLVRDGGYDRYLLRPLSPIGQVLMNHFDISGLLHLVLGVITFIVANQFTNIEWDFPKICMLFVVVIGSAMILAGIRIAIASIAFYAIQNYSLVHLVIFSSREFMMYPMNIYSVSIRILLTFLLPLGFVNFYPAHYFLDKNSESLFHPFFIYLNFPVGCFLFLGSLILWKKGQKRYESTGT; this comes from the coding sequence ATGCGCGACTTTCCGTTCAAAACTTATCTCAAGCTCGCGGTATCTTCCGTACAATCTCACATGGAATACAAAGCGAGTTTCTGGATCTATCTTGTTACGTTACTCGTCTTTTATTCGGCGCAAGCGGGGACGATCTTCATTCTACTGTCTAAATTTAGCGCGATCGGAGGGTGGACTCGGGGAGAAATCGCCTTTCTTTACAGTTTGCTAATATTCGCACAAGGAATCGTCGCATCCGTTTTTTCGGGAATGGTGGAGTTTGGTTCCCTCGTCCGCGACGGAGGATACGATCGTTATCTTTTAAGACCTCTTTCTCCGATCGGACAAGTGTTGATGAATCACTTCGATATATCGGGACTTCTTCATCTCGTTTTGGGCGTCATCACGTTTATAGTCGCCAATCAGTTTACGAATATTGAATGGGATTTTCCGAAGATCTGTATGTTGTTTGTGGTCGTGATCGGAAGCGCTATGATTTTGGCGGGAATTCGAATCGCGATCGCGTCGATCGCATTCTACGCGATTCAGAACTATTCACTGGTTCATCTTGTGATCTTTTCGAGCAGGGAATTTATGATGTATCCGATGAATATCTACAGCGTATCGATTCGGATTCTTCTTACGTTTTTATTGCCTTTGGGTTTCGTGAACTTTTATCCGGCTCATTATTTTTTGGATAAGAATTCCGAATCCCTATTTCATCCTTTCTTTATATACTTGAATTTTCCGGTGGGATGTTTTTTGTTTTTAGGTTCCTTGATTCTATGGAAGAAAGGCCAAAAAAGATACGAGTCGACCGGAACCTAA
- a CDS encoding alpha/beta hydrolase produces the protein MKNFNSHPRSFFKGRIFSTTSHLVVFFFVSCSSLFYQPNQERYWKPDALGFSYTEEIFITPEGETLKLWRIGPKNSKPKGVILQFHGNGENRTSHFTSLVWLVNHGYQLVAFDYRGYLDSSGVAEREGIHKDSVALIIRELEYSKIQNIPLIVYGQSLGGAIAARAVPEIGDKSGLLLVVLDGSFSSYRQVFKSVLRNIFFTPIDSIFGILMDDSLSPEETIGMISPVPLLVIHGTEDPVVHYENGMNLFKLAKEPKWFWEVRGGGHVNWMALGNSKESKNFLIFLDSLIQNFNP, from the coding sequence ATGAAGAACTTCAATTCTCATCCGCGTTCTTTTTTTAAGGGAAGAATTTTCAGTACGACGTCGCATCTTGTCGTATTCTTCTTTGTATCCTGTTCTTCCCTTTTTTATCAGCCCAACCAGGAACGATATTGGAAACCGGACGCGCTCGGCTTTTCTTATACGGAAGAAATTTTCATCACACCCGAAGGTGAAACTCTCAAACTCTGGAGAATCGGTCCTAAAAATTCCAAACCGAAAGGAGTGATTCTTCAGTTCCACGGAAACGGCGAAAATCGAACGAGTCATTTCACAAGCCTCGTCTGGCTCGTAAATCACGGTTATCAATTGGTGGCTTTCGATTACAGAGGATATTTGGATTCCAGCGGGGTCGCCGAAAGGGAGGGAATTCACAAGGACTCGGTCGCGCTCATCATAAGAGAATTAGAATATTCTAAAATTCAGAACATTCCTTTGATCGTCTACGGCCAGAGCCTCGGAGGAGCGATCGCCGCCCGGGCCGTGCCGGAGATCGGAGACAAATCGGGATTACTTCTTGTCGTTTTGGACGGAAGTTTTTCGAGCTATCGACAGGTTTTCAAAAGCGTTCTCAGGAATATCTTTTTTACTCCGATCGATTCCATCTTCGGAATACTTATGGACGATTCCCTAAGTCCGGAGGAAACGATCGGAATGATTTCTCCCGTTCCTCTTTTGGTGATCCACGGAACCGAAGACCCCGTGGTTCATTACGAAAACGGAATGAATTTATTCAAACTTGCGAAGGAACCCAAATGGTTTTGGGAGGTTCGGGGCGGAGGTCATGTCAACTGGATGGCGCTCGGGAATTCCAAAGAATCTAAGAATTTTCTAATATTCTTGGATTCTTTAATACAAAATTTCAATCCGTAG
- a CDS encoding DUF4105 domain-containing protein: MRFYSPLFLLCFFLATPNFHSLFAQENPRAKLSESSLESYLRSAELQKLSETRYWLLLLHYRKSIFGNSKSEIDGQDFFLSENGKWNPKEELNETIKGFFRTPNEDEFEEKKLHPICKYPERFRWLDSHLHFDKNSLPQIRCTRFENWIQALNPTSIQLIFASFYLNNPASLFGHNLLKIGSENPNRSEILDYAVNFAANYSKEDGALTYAVRGLFGGYPGSFSIFPYYYKINEYNDMESRDLWEYELNVEPSDAKRVTSHIWELGSTYFDYYFLDENCSYHLLSLLEIAKSDLHLREEFNLYTIPSDTVKLALNKEGLIRRKTYRPSLTSKMEQKIKELSSTERTKFYEYVSSKIELTDLLNEFKGERLAHLLDAILDAKRFQKTLEKQNAQEEQKYRNLLVERSKLPFPPILSREPTSAPPEDGHGSGRIKINRGTSNLGGYTDVSIRAAYHDFMNYDKGFVPFSTIEYFSFQLRQYDLQKNPHLEESSLIKILSLAPVTPIQTPLSFFVDFGTDSSMIKPKYPSSNQLLYLPFLSDSNSLSILHSVYDDKKDKRETPYRVSNINADATFGYSLSNRDSESSISWVISLQTGAKARGNSYYQEGLLVAPQVALFSVVAYQKWKLGISVQHFAFSIYGYKDDYKISPMISVSLSQNWEIRLEGKAQRYYEELQFSSAFFF; encoded by the coding sequence ATCCGTTTTTATTCTCCTTTATTTCTACTCTGTTTTTTTCTAGCGACTCCGAATTTTCATTCCCTCTTTGCACAAGAAAACCCGCGGGCAAAATTGTCGGAATCATCGCTCGAATCTTATCTACGATCCGCGGAACTACAAAAACTTTCCGAAACACGATATTGGCTTTTGTTACTGCACTATCGAAAGTCCATTTTTGGAAATTCAAAAAGTGAAATCGACGGTCAGGATTTTTTTCTTTCGGAAAACGGAAAGTGGAACCCCAAAGAAGAATTGAACGAAACCATCAAAGGATTTTTTAGAACTCCGAACGAAGACGAGTTCGAAGAAAAAAAACTTCATCCCATCTGCAAGTATCCGGAGCGGTTTCGTTGGTTGGATTCTCATCTTCATTTCGATAAAAATTCTTTGCCACAAATTCGGTGCACACGATTTGAAAATTGGATTCAAGCTTTGAACCCGACTTCGATCCAACTCATCTTCGCGTCCTTTTATCTGAACAATCCCGCTTCCTTATTCGGACACAATCTTTTAAAGATAGGAAGCGAGAATCCGAATCGTTCGGAGATCTTGGATTATGCGGTGAACTTTGCGGCCAATTATTCGAAAGAAGACGGAGCCTTAACGTATGCCGTGCGCGGTTTGTTCGGCGGATATCCCGGCTCCTTTAGCATCTTTCCATACTATTACAAAATCAACGAATACAACGATATGGAAAGCAGGGATCTCTGGGAATACGAGCTGAACGTCGAACCGTCCGACGCAAAAAGAGTAACGTCCCATATCTGGGAACTCGGCTCGACCTACTTCGATTATTACTTTTTGGATGAGAATTGTTCCTATCATCTATTGTCACTTTTGGAAATCGCAAAAAGCGATCTTCACCTCCGAGAAGAATTCAATCTTTATACGATTCCTTCGGATACGGTAAAACTTGCTTTGAACAAAGAAGGTTTGATCCGCAGAAAAACATACCGACCTTCTTTAACTTCCAAGATGGAACAAAAGATCAAAGAATTGTCCTCGACAGAAAGAACAAAGTTCTACGAATACGTTTCCTCCAAAATCGAATTAACGGATTTGTTAAACGAATTCAAAGGGGAACGCCTGGCGCATCTTTTGGATGCGATCCTGGACGCGAAACGTTTTCAAAAAACATTAGAAAAACAGAATGCACAAGAGGAACAAAAGTATAGAAATCTACTAGTAGAAAGAAGCAAACTTCCGTTCCCTCCGATCCTTTCTCGAGAACCGACTTCCGCCCCTCCCGAAGACGGACACGGAAGCGGTAGAATCAAGATCAACCGAGGAACTTCCAACCTCGGCGGTTATACGGATGTTTCCATACGCGCGGCGTATCACGATTTTATGAACTACGACAAAGGTTTTGTTCCGTTTTCGACGATCGAATACTTTTCGTTCCAGCTCAGACAATACGATCTTCAAAAAAACCCGCACTTAGAAGAATCCAGTCTGATAAAAATTCTTTCCTTAGCCCCGGTTACTCCGATCCAAACACCCCTTTCTTTTTTTGTAGATTTCGGAACCGATTCCTCGATGATAAAACCGAAGTATCCAAGTTCCAATCAACTTCTCTATCTTCCGTTCTTATCCGATTCGAATTCGCTTTCGATCCTTCATTCCGTATACGACGACAAAAAGGATAAACGAGAAACTCCATACAGAGTATCGAACATTAACGCGGACGCTACGTTCGGTTATTCCTTATCGAATCGGGATTCGGAAAGTTCTATCTCTTGGGTGATTTCGCTTCAAACGGGCGCAAAGGCCCGCGGAAATTCCTATTATCAAGAAGGTTTATTGGTCGCACCGCAAGTCGCATTATTTTCGGTTGTCGCTTATCAAAAATGGAAACTCGGAATTTCAGTCCAGCATTTCGCTTTCTCAATTTACGGTTACAAAGACGATTACAAAATTTCACCGATGATCAGCGTTTCCCTTTCTCAGAATTGGGAAATACGATTGGAAGGAAAGGCTCAACGATATTATGAAGAACTTCAATTCTCATCCGCGTTCTTTTTTTAA
- a CDS encoding DUF3015 family protein, with protein sequence MKTNYKILILLLAVSSLSFTKNVQAYGAAGCGLGSVVITENKVVHQVIAATINDLFSANQLTGITTGTLNCKTDGVTQKSKEQEIFVHLNYDSLLLESAQGKGEKLEAFASLLECKDPKAFADLTRKNHSSLFANADPSDFLIKIKLEMSKDVFLSKSCKI encoded by the coding sequence ATGAAAACGAATTATAAAATCCTAATCCTTCTTTTGGCCGTATCCTCGCTTTCCTTTACGAAAAACGTTCAAGCCTACGGGGCCGCTGGTTGCGGTCTTGGCTCGGTAGTAATCACGGAAAACAAAGTGGTTCATCAAGTGATCGCGGCGACGATCAACGATCTTTTTTCCGCGAACCAGCTTACCGGAATCACAACGGGAACACTCAACTGTAAAACGGACGGGGTCACTCAAAAATCGAAAGAACAGGAAATTTTCGTCCATCTGAATTACGATTCTTTACTCTTAGAATCGGCTCAGGGAAAAGGTGAAAAACTCGAAGCATTCGCTTCCCTTTTGGAATGTAAGGACCCGAAGGCATTCGCCGATCTTACAAGAAAGAATCATTCTTCTTTGTTTGCAAACGCGGACCCTTCCGATTTTCTGATTAAAATCAAATTGGAAATGAGTAAGGACGTTTTTCTTTCTAAGAGCTGTAAAATCTGA
- a CDS encoding DUF3015 family protein — protein sequence MKKKISWILLTLSCITLLSPLSAKDYHVAGCGLGSLFFKENKMAYQLLAATTNATGLQTIGITIGTSNCATDGLVKNEKVQEVFVSVNYSSLEQEMVTGKGEKLDALSSLFGCPVEMNGRFSSLAQSRYTKLFVPNGTPATLLDGVKNEILQDEVLASACKI from the coding sequence GTGAAAAAAAAGATCTCATGGATCCTTTTGACGCTTTCCTGCATCACTCTGCTGAGTCCGTTATCCGCAAAGGATTACCACGTAGCTGGATGCGGCTTAGGTTCCTTATTCTTCAAAGAAAACAAGATGGCTTATCAGCTTCTTGCCGCAACAACCAACGCAACCGGACTACAAACCATAGGAATCACGATCGGAACCTCCAATTGTGCGACCGACGGTCTTGTTAAAAACGAAAAAGTTCAGGAAGTTTTCGTATCGGTCAATTATTCTTCCCTCGAACAGGAAATGGTAACTGGCAAAGGAGAGAAGTTAGACGCTCTTTCCTCCCTTTTCGGATGTCCGGTCGAGATGAACGGAAGATTTTCCTCTCTCGCTCAAAGCCGTTATACGAAACTGTTCGTGCCGAACGGAACTCCGGCGACCTTGTTGGACGGGGTCAAAAACGAAATTCTTCAGGACGAAGTTTTAGCTTCGGCTTGTAAAATCTAA
- a CDS encoding TRL domain-containing protein, protein MKRILNIQKSAIVLLAFAGILLSGCIATSEPALLFSYNTQHLLSKTNGNMISSAKVSRKGESCTYAISLFYYNATFRGPKNSVADIAKEFEIQKIAVVDYSSFSFLGPIFYKNCIVVWGE, encoded by the coding sequence ATGAAAAGAATTTTGAATATTCAAAAATCAGCAATCGTCTTACTTGCGTTTGCGGGAATTCTTCTTTCGGGTTGTATCGCAACCTCCGAACCCGCGCTTTTATTTTCGTACAACACACAACACCTTCTTTCCAAAACGAACGGAAACATGATCTCTTCCGCAAAAGTTTCGAGAAAAGGAGAAAGTTGCACGTATGCGATTTCTCTTTTTTATTACAACGCGACGTTCCGAGGACCGAAAAACAGCGTAGCGGACATAGCGAAGGAATTCGAAATACAGAAGATTGCGGTCGTGGATTATTCTTCCTTCAGTTTTTTAGGACCTATCTTTTACAAAAACTGCATCGTCGTTTGGGGAGAATGA
- a CDS encoding TRL-like family protein, whose protein sequence is MKRILNILLLLFFILSLTRCAAGPVGGFLFTHNKYPGEINPTNEVRSDVSAEGCIHSVLGLFSFGNAGAGSVAKKNGIQRIAIIDYSVLQILAIVYRNHCVIVSGEKE, encoded by the coding sequence ATGAAACGAATTTTGAATATTCTGCTTCTCTTATTTTTTATTCTTTCACTGACCCGATGTGCGGCCGGTCCTGTCGGAGGGTTTTTATTTACCCACAATAAATATCCGGGAGAAATCAATCCCACAAACGAGGTTCGGTCGGACGTAAGCGCGGAAGGATGTATTCACAGCGTACTCGGGCTTTTTAGTTTCGGAAACGCGGGAGCGGGTAGCGTCGCCAAAAAGAACGGAATTCAAAGAATCGCGATCATCGACTATAGCGTTCTTCAGATTCTCGCGATCGTCTACAGAAACCATTGTGTGATCGTTTCGGGAGAAAAAGAATGA
- the lsa14 gene encoding adhesin Lsa14, whose translation MILQIQRPNRFRIPILGVWIRILVLSFLWNFVSCTGINVLNSPVGPEEMNTNPTPAYGRPSFELWYKGGFIYHNESIPNTIIGNAKGVERGESCSRSVLALFAWGDSSIQSASQKANIKKIAHIEYEHTAVLGIGYHSFCTIVRGESQTAVKVSEEVKEKKSVPSVPAPTPVVDKKESEEGETE comes from the coding sequence ATGATATTGCAGATTCAACGTCCTAATCGATTTCGAATTCCGATTCTCGGAGTTTGGATTCGAATCCTGGTTTTAAGTTTTCTTTGGAACTTCGTTTCCTGCACGGGGATCAACGTCCTCAATTCTCCCGTGGGTCCCGAAGAGATGAACACAAATCCCACGCCCGCTTACGGAAGACCTTCCTTCGAACTTTGGTATAAGGGCGGATTTATCTATCACAACGAATCGATCCCGAATACGATCATCGGGAACGCAAAGGGAGTGGAAAGAGGAGAATCCTGTTCCAGATCCGTTCTCGCTCTTTTTGCTTGGGGAGATTCCTCGATTCAAAGCGCTTCTCAAAAAGCGAATATTAAAAAAATTGCACATATCGAATACGAACATACCGCCGTTTTAGGAATCGGCTATCACAGTTTCTGCACGATCGTCAGGGGAGAATCCCAAACCGCCGTCAAGGTTTCCGAGGAAGTGAAGGAAAAAAAATCCGTCCCTTCGGTTCCCGCCCCTACGCCCGTTGTGGATAAAAAAGAATCCGAAGAAGGAGAAACGGAATGA
- a CDS encoding tetratricopeptide repeat protein — translation MFFFNVPMFKKMGRILPDRLPRKLLSACFFFLLCTGYSTLFGNSTFSYDELLRQAREELERLRYDEALQKLEIADSHGKKRTGLYYEIEGRAWIGKGDLTTAMQSFEKSVEVEPNHPTLWTELVEGYEELKKPAKAFQFARLSLSKNHENPLLRYKILVLSSRLGNLEYYNETLNWIRENNPYKNDLSAIEAEVNTAHESGKIDESIVKCRKFLLYFPENPYLHRILLLSLKKKKSPSLEQSLLDRAAIFRNEPIFAYESALEFLQNRRFNDSLALARRAYYLSLKKNGRAEKEILYPLHRIYRQQSSTTDIQAIEILQEIVESGRRVDEEFLDKKLKQTGYNRELLLFALFFVQKNPSRTSDQKTAEWKSDFERLRKRQEDEDISKVVSPFSYDEEESSFLSEK, via the coding sequence TTGTTTTTTTTCAATGTTCCGATGTTTAAAAAGATGGGAAGAATTCTACCTGACAGACTGCCTAGGAAACTACTATCCGCTTGTTTCTTTTTTTTACTTTGCACAGGTTATTCAACGCTCTTTGGGAATTCAACCTTTTCTTACGACGAGCTTCTCCGACAGGCCCGGGAAGAATTAGAACGCCTCCGTTACGACGAAGCCCTTCAAAAACTGGAAATCGCGGATTCTCACGGTAAAAAAAGAACGGGACTTTATTACGAGATCGAAGGAAGGGCCTGGATCGGAAAGGGAGATCTTACGACGGCCATGCAGAGTTTCGAAAAAAGCGTCGAAGTGGAACCCAATCATCCGACGCTTTGGACCGAACTCGTAGAAGGATACGAAGAACTAAAGAAACCCGCAAAGGCCTTTCAGTTTGCGAGACTCAGCCTATCCAAAAATCACGAGAATCCGCTCCTCAGATACAAAATTCTGGTTTTGAGTTCAAGACTTGGAAATTTAGAATATTACAATGAAACCCTAAACTGGATTCGGGAGAACAATCCCTACAAGAACGATTTGTCGGCGATCGAAGCCGAAGTCAACACCGCTCACGAATCCGGAAAGATCGACGAAAGTATTGTCAAATGCAGAAAATTCCTTCTCTACTTTCCGGAAAATCCGTATCTTCATAGAATTCTTCTTTTGTCGTTGAAGAAAAAAAAATCCCCGAGTTTGGAACAATCCCTTTTGGATCGGGCGGCGATCTTTCGAAACGAACCCATCTTCGCCTACGAGTCCGCGCTGGAGTTCCTACAAAACAGAAGATTCAACGACTCTCTCGCGCTTGCCCGACGAGCCTATTACCTAAGCCTTAAGAAGAATGGAAGAGCCGAAAAGGAGATTCTATATCCTTTGCATAGAATCTACCGACAACAAAGTTCGACCACCGACATTCAAGCGATCGAAATTCTCCAGGAAATCGTCGAAAGCGGACGCCGAGTCGATGAGGAATTCTTGGACAAAAAACTCAAACAAACCGGATACAACCGCGAACTTCTTCTTTTTGCACTTTTCTTCGTTCAAAAAAATCCGAGCCGTACTTCCGACCAAAAAACCGCAGAATGGAAATCCGACTTTGAAAGACTTCGCAAACGACAAGAAGACGAGGACATATCCAAGGTCGTATCTCCGTTTTCTTACGATGAGGAAGAATCCTCCTTTTTGTCCGAAAAATAA